One segment of Castanea sativa cultivar Marrone di Chiusa Pesio chromosome 3, ASM4071231v1 DNA contains the following:
- the LOC142626949 gene encoding cell number regulator 2-like — protein sequence MASDRTWSTGLFDCCSDRHTCCLTFWCPCVAFGRTSEILDKGSSNCCVNGTLYTLLGIFTATSFIGPFYSCCYRTKLREQYLSGKNHCEDFCTHFFCHCCALCQEYRELQNRGFDMSAGWRGNPHMHNKVVSKAPVVEGEMRR from the exons ATGGCGAGTGATCGAACCTGGTCAACCGGCCTCTTTGACTGTTGCTCTGACCGGCATACCT GTTGTTTGACATTCTGGTGTCCATGCGTTGCTTTTGGCCGGACCTCGGAGATTCTAGATAAAGGATCATCCA ATTGTTGCGTAAATGGGACGCTTTATACACTGCTCGGTATTTTCACTGCTACTTCTTTTATTGGACCCTTCTATTCATGCTGTTATCGTACAAAACTGAGAGAGCAGTACTTGTCGGGGAAGAATCATTGTGAGGACTTTTGCACACATTTTTTCTGCCATTGTTGTGCCTTATGCCAAGAGTATCGTGAGCTTCAAAATCGCGGTTTCGACATGTCTGCTG GATGGAGAGGGAATCCGCACATGCACAATAAAGTAGTGTCGAAGGCCCCAGTTGTGGAAGGAGAGATGAGGCGTTAG